The genomic interval CATCCGGAGACGGACCCCCATAGGCATCGCAAGACAAACCCGCTAGCTTGTACGAAGGATGGCGATCGGGATGTAGCTCTTGGCGAGAGCCTGCGTCGGCGACTTTCGCGCTGGTGAACGCCGACAGACTTTCTTTTAGAATGGCTTCCACTACGGAAATATCCTGTTCCACAAACTGTGTCGTGCGTAGATTGAGCGCCAAATTAAGCAATCCAAACAGCAACGCAATCACCCCCAAGTAGAATCCGAGGGATGCTCCCGAAGACCGCCTTCTGGCAGTACCCCTTCCGGAAGTCCCCGCCATGATCATCGACAAAATAGAAGAtgagggggggggggggcatTGGGAAGAATTCGATGCATTTTGGTCACCGTCCGACTCCTGTTTCCGGATCCGTAATTCTGGCTCTGATTTCCGTTTGTCAAGTACAACCACCTTTTGTGGAAACGACAGGCCACACGGATCGAGGATACCATCGATCTAAACGGTACACAAACCTCGTACTATACGCGTCTGTCGCCCATCATCTTTCGGACCGACGATCGCCCAACATTGGAACTTCAACCAACAACGAGAAAGAGCAGGAGCACAACTCGTTCGTTCCGGCTTCAAGTACTCGTCTGTGGGAACCAGCATCATTCTATCTCTGACCGGAGGCCACTCAAAGGAAGTGAGTGAGAGACTCGGTAACTCGTTACCGCGGTTCGTCCTACATGATGCTCCAATCGGATAGGATTTCACCCATTGGCGTCGCGTTACTCCTATACCTGGCAACTTCCATTGGACACGCCTTTGCACCTCGATCGGTGCTGACTTTGCGCCGCATTACTCAGCCTTCCAACCCACGCCAAGCCAGTTCCACGGATGCTGACGACGGTGGCATGTTCTTTGCAAGTGCGTCCGATGAAACTTTGCTGGCTCGGCCCGGTAATGCCACGAACGATGATGCCGCTACCGCTGATGCAGGACAAGTCAACAACCAATCCTCTCGGCAAAGTCGGGTTCTGGGATCACAGGAACTACTCATGCTACCACGTCAATACGGTCCCAAAAGGGACAAGGTAATCTTTCCACAAATGAACCACGTTTCCTGTGCGATTCTATCGGCGACGCCCTCCGACACCGTCCTGCAAAAAGCACTAGATGCTGCCATGCAGGCTCACCCCTTGTTGCACTGCCGAGTAGATGGAGACGGCGAGCCTGATAAACGAATAGATCTATTTCAAATGGTTCGGCAAGGCGAACCCAATCCTTGTACCTTTGTGTCGGAGCCCAACTTGTTTTCGGCCCTAGACGTACTCAAGGTCATCGACGTGCCTAGTACCGACCGGGAGGCCCTCGATCAATCATGGCAGAAAAGTTTCAACAAAAACTTGGACGATGGGAGTTGGTGTGACGCCGCGAAAGGCCCATTGTGGAAAGTAGAACTCCATAGAACTGCATCTAGCAGTGGTCCGTGCGCTTTACTATTCTCCTTCAACCACGCCATTTCCGATCAAAGCAGTGCCAATCGCCTTCTGGATCAAATTTTGCGTAACGTGGCCGAACTCGAAAGCTTAGGATCAACTACACCGGCGATTCCGCAGACCATGCCGTTGGCGTTAGAAGACTCGGTCATGGGAGTGTCGCGGCGCTGGAGTGACGTGCAGATGGACGGAGTTGGTACCGACACCATCCGGTACGTAGTCAATAAGGCCGCCGAAGGTTTGCGCAATCCTGTTATCGTACCGGATTCGGCCGGACGAAAAGAAGGGAGTAATCCACTGAATGCCCTTACCATCATTTCAGGCCGTGCGGCCGGCGGTCAAGATAACGAAAGTCAATCTCGGCGATCCACTTTACAATTTAGATCACTCTCGCGGGAAAGCACGTCAGCTTTGCTAGCCAAGTGCCGAGAAAATGGAGTGTCGATAAGCAACGCCCTGACGGCAGCTGCGGCCCTCACGGCGACAGATGTCATCGACAATGGTaagccaaaaagaaaatcaCGCAACTACAAAGTATTGCAATCCTTGGACATGAGAAGATACGGAGCGAAACTTGACCAAGGAGAAAGTGTCGCTTGCATGGCGGGTAGTATGGATTTGATGCTTGGGCCTCTTGCGGATCGGTCTGGAAGGACCCTGAAACAGACTTATACGCCGGAAGCAGCCACTATTTTTTGGAATTTAGCAAGAGAAAGTAGAAAGCAAACAATCGACTTTATGGAGTCAAACGGTCCAGAGCAAGCAGTTAGGGTCTTTGATTTTGCTATGTCCATTTCTGATCTCAACAATTTAGTCCACTTGACTGCCGAGTCAAAAGACAATAAAGGACGTGCCTACAGTGCAGGTATCACCAATGTGGGTGTCTACGAAAGTCAAGAAGCTTTTGCTCGCATTGATCAGTCTGAGCCCGCTGTTCTCCTTGTTGAACACGGAAAGTACAAAATTCAAGATATATTCTTTGCAACAACTCATACCCGATCAGGATGCCTATACCCAGCTTCCTGTATTACTGTTGACGGCTCGCTCAAAATGACCTTTAATCCGGTAGCTCCTATCGTCAGCGATAAGACTAACGCCAACTTTGCGGATGGGTTTGTGGAACTTCTCGAGATTGTTGCCGGGGTAAGCCAAGGCACAATTAAAAAGGATGAAGAGAGGATGGGGCTCTTAGCGTCCATCCCAGAGAATGCGCTTTCAGCTGCAACGGCAGTTGTTGGACTAGCAGCAGTCTTGTCACACGCCCCAGCATGGCTAGACTTTTTTTCATCCGTGAACGAAATGAAGCAGAACATTCAAGACCCGGCCGACTTTTGGGCCGCCCTCAACTTTTGGATCTTTTTTGCAGTTGGACATCCTATTCTCCAGCCTATTCTGTGGATAAGCGATGTTCTACACGCAAGTCCTGGTCCTAAGATCGGAGGCCTCATTCCAGCCACCTTTTTGGCCGGAAACCTTGCATTTATTGCTTTGATCACCAAGTCCAAAGAGGTACGAAAGTATGAATACTTCTAATGACTTCGGCAATTTTGCCCCAACTCGACACTCAGCAATGTCTTCTCATTCCAGATTCGCAATGCAGTCAACATTGCCGCACTCGCGGCGTTCTTAACGTACGTTGGCTCTGGCTTGGATGGAACGGCTGGCACAGGCGACTTTAATTTGGCACTAGATGATAGCTACAAAGGGCAAATAGTAAGAGGATGTCCCTCTTATGACGAAGTCCGTCAGCCAAGTATGGACAATTTTGATCTGGAAAAGTATCAGGGCCTATGGTATGAGCAAAAATTTCATGATTGGACTCAATTCAAAGAAGTATACGATACGACCCTTGATATAAAGGTAAGTCATCTTGTTCCTTTTTTACAACTCGAACGCTGGTCTAACGCAAGGTCTACTTTTATTTTGCAGCTAACCGAAGGAGGGAAGGGTTGGGTTGATGACTTTGCTGTCAAAGG from Phaeodactylum tricornutum CCAP 1055/1 chromosome 11, complete sequence carries:
- a CDS encoding predicted protein, which gives rise to MMLQSDRISPIGVALLLYLATSIGHAFAPRSVLTLRRITQPSNPRQASSTDADDGGMFFASASDETLLARPGNATNDDAATADAGQVNNQSSRQSRVLGSQELLMLPRQYGPKRDKVIFPQMNHVSCAILSATPSDTVLQKALDAAMQAHPLLHCRVDGDGEPDKRIDLFQMVRQGEPNPCTFVSEPNLFSALDVLKVIDVPSTDREALDQSWQKSFNKNLDDGSWCDAAKGPLWKVELHRTASSSGPCALLFSFNHAISDQSSANRLLDQILRNVAELESLGSTTPAIPQTMPLALEDSVMGVSRRWSDVQMDGVGTDTIRYVVNKAAEGLRNPVIVPDSAGRKEGSNPLNALTIISGRAAGGQDNESQSRRSTLQFRSLSRESTSALLAKCRENGVSISNALTAAAALTATDVIDNGKPKRKSRNYKVLQSLDMRRYGAKLDQGESVACMAGSMDLMLGPLADRSGRTLKQTYTPEAATIFWNLAREIHLTAESKDNKGRAYSAGITNVGVYESQEAFARIDQSEPAVLLVEHGKYKIQDIFFATTHTRSGCLYPASCITVDGSLKMTFNPVAPIVSDKTNANFADGFVELLEIVAGVSQGTIKKDEERMGLLASIPENALSAATAVVGLAAVLSHAPAWLDFFSSVNEMKQNIQDPADFWAALNFWIFFAVGHPILQPILWISDVLHASPGPKIGGLIPATFLAGNLAFIALITKSKEIRNAVNIAALAAFLTYVGSGLDGTAGTGDFNLALDDSYKGQIVRGCPSYDEVRQPSMDNFDLEKYQGLWYEQKFHDWTQFKEVYDTTLDIKLTEGGKGWVDDFAVKGPAPDAAKLSWDKSPVANGAHYFLFGRVDPNDPPGILREKGFGVEFPNYIVDVKKDPQTGDYKEAIQFQCLERGGVRVFEGINFMSRNPTMTDEEMTAMHSRAERAGMYPYGASPEQMHTVARRPVNAPEIDNNWQAMWRALGVDKLLELLTQSIEDGGR